The following proteins come from a genomic window of Thermocrinis jamiesonii:
- the epmA gene encoding elongation factor P--(R)-beta-lysine ligase, translated as MFKKTENLLTAWADFLDTIRNFFKSKGYLEVTTPTLQKYPNVDPNLEPIKVKLNLKGKEREFWLHTSPEHAMKKLLAKFPTNMFQITKVFRNGEYGRLHRPEFTMLEWYKLRANYEHLIEEIGELLKVFGFENYEVLELESAFEKYLGVVLSEDEEVLKNNLISYGYEFDDKENWESLFYRLYIDLEKHLGFENPTFLVNFPSQLAIYSVVRDRYAERFELYIKGVEIANGWTEERDPEKVRKRMELWVKDRKLPVDEELLHALANLPEFAGCSIGLERLFMVVYNIESLDKLPWTFTMEEKE; from the coding sequence ATGTTTAAAAAGACAGAAAACTTGCTTACCGCCTGGGCAGATTTTTTAGACACCATACGGAACTTCTTTAAATCAAAAGGTTACTTAGAGGTAACAACTCCGACCTTACAGAAATACCCAAACGTGGATCCCAACTTAGAACCTATCAAGGTCAAGCTTAATCTAAAGGGAAAGGAAAGGGAGTTTTGGCTTCATACTTCACCCGAGCACGCAATGAAAAAATTGCTTGCAAAGTTCCCGACAAACATGTTCCAGATAACCAAAGTTTTCAGGAATGGAGAATACGGAAGACTACACAGACCAGAATTTACCATGCTGGAGTGGTATAAGCTAAGGGCAAACTACGAGCACCTTATAGAAGAGATTGGAGAACTTTTAAAAGTCTTTGGGTTTGAAAACTACGAGGTCCTTGAGCTTGAAAGTGCCTTTGAAAAATACTTAGGTGTGGTTCTATCCGAAGATGAAGAGGTCCTAAAAAACAATCTCATATCTTACGGATATGAGTTTGACGATAAGGAAAATTGGGAGAGCTTATTTTACCGCCTATACATAGATTTGGAAAAGCACCTTGGCTTTGAAAATCCTACCTTCCTCGTAAATTTCCCTTCCCAGCTTGCAATTTACAGCGTGGTAAGGGACAGATACGCAGAAAGATTTGAGCTATACATAAAGGGTGTCGAAATAGCAAACGGATGGACGGAGGAAAGGGACCCGGAAAAAGTAAGAAAAAGAATGGAGTTGTGGGTAAAGGATAGAAAACTTCCGGTGGATGAAGAGCTTTTGCATGCGTTAGCCAATCTACCAGAATTTGCAGGATGTTCCATAGGCTTAGAAAGATTGTTTATGGTAGTTTATAATATAGAAAGCTTAGACAAACTTCCTTGGACCTTTACGATGGAGGAAAAAGAATGA